One Dioscorea cayenensis subsp. rotundata cultivar TDr96_F1 chromosome 19, TDr96_F1_v2_PseudoChromosome.rev07_lg8_w22 25.fasta, whole genome shotgun sequence genomic window, ATTAGGCTGGGGTAGCCATGGGtggttttatattttagtaagGATAGGCTTGTTCTTGTGGGTAATGTTCTTACACATCTTGATTTTAAGataattgtttttctttgagcTCAAATTGTATGAAAAAATTGGATCTTTCTGTTGTAGGTTGCCTTGCTTAATCTTGTGACAATTTCTTCAACTTGGGCTAGAGTGATTGATGTTATGGACAATGAGGTAGTCATGCCTTTTAATTgcgattaaaatatttaaataaatttaattaaacatagtCATCTTAGTGTTCAGTCAGGTTCAAGATTGTTTGGGTTTGTTGGTGCTGGTGCAACCCTTGGACAGCTCTTCGGCTCACTCTTTGCTGCAGGAATGGCTTGGCTTGGACCATGTATGCATGTTTGCTTTGTAATATCATTGCCAGATTCTTTAATGTTGATAGGAAATTGACTGTGCTGTCTCCAATTCTCAGTTCTACTACTCTTTTCTGCTCTTTTAATGGAGCTCGCGGCACAATCAGCAAAAGGTATCGATCATGATGCTTCCAATGATGATAAAGAATTATCTCCTATGAGGTATGGAACCTCTGGTCTTCTTAATATTACTTAGTGCGTAGTAGCTGTAACTGGATATTGGTTGTTGTATCTTTATTTGGAGTCAAATTGTGATAATGTAGACCCTGCTCATTGAAGTATGATTGTGAACAGGATTGAGGATTGCAGgtcttaaaaaaaactaaggatAAGTGGTTTGGATAACAAATCGTTCTAGTGCTATTCATCAGAGTtactatttgtttgttttgatgtatgaTTCAACAGCATGTTCCTAAGTGATGAGTTATATGATCCAAGGAACAATGCTCATACTGACATCTTGTTGTAAAGTTAGACCAGTTTTTAGTGGGAATCAGATATGACGGCGGAAGTGATTAATAGTTCACATCAATGTGATGTCAAACAAATTAATGCAGCAATCTTTTTCTATCATGGTTCTAATTGATGAGGACTATAGTATTTTGTGGGAAACATCTAGATTGGTTCTAAGTTGCATAAAGTTTGGATATTTTGAGATTGTATAAAGCAGTCTTTATCCTGTTTATGATTAGTATAGTTTACCTTACCTTTTATCTCTATTGTTTGTGAGATGCCCACACATGGAACACCAATAAATTGTCATTTTCaacttttgaaaattatatcatTGATGCTCAAGTTTCCTTATGTTCTTTCAGAAAATTAGTTGTAACTGGcttgttctttgttttattgtttatcgGTAAACTGCAGTTTAAGTTATATCAGAGTAGCtgtaatttttgtttacatCTGATCCTTCTGATGGCTCAATGCGCTCCCACATGACTTATTTTTCTTAAGAGATGATAATCAAGATCAACATGATGAAGCAGATGATAAGACAAGGTCTGGCCTTGTAGAGCAGTCTTCTAAATCAACCACACAGGCATCGAATGCTCCGATGTTCATCATGTTAGAAGGGCTATGGCTGATAATCTCATCAACGTACCTCTTGTTTGTATCACTATTTCTTTGGCTGAGTGCAGTtgtatcttctttcttttattttcaggtACTGAATTCTCCTAAACATTACATCTCTTTATTACTATTCTCATTTGTATCTCTTCCAGATCTCATTTCTGGAAGCAACTGTAAATGCACAATCACCAAAATGCTTTTTCACAGGATTGGATGTGGTGATGCTATGGTTTTGTTAAACCGAATTATCTGCTATCATTTCTACCCTTTTCCTAGCCAAATCATTGATGCTGAATTTTCAACACCATCATAATCATTCCCTCAACCATCACATGACGTGAAACTGCACCATATAAGATATAGAAAACTGCAGTGTCCAATAGTGGACAAAATTCAGTTAACTTGACATCTGTGGATACTTTTGTTGTGCTAAtgataatatcaaataaaagagtAGTATCATCAGTGTGCAAACTTGAGGAATATTGTCCTATGTAGATAGtatcaaaatattcaaacatctgaaaatttctttttcataagTCTTTAACAAGGATCTTGCCCTCTATAAATACTCGAGCACTATATAATTTTGACCAACATTGTTTGAGTGCATCTTCTAACATGCATGCTCAGATCCTCTTCTATGAATCTGCTACCCTCTAATATTAAAATTGCAGCTTGAACTAGGCTCTGCTTTGGATCGGAGTTTCAGACTTTACTGAGATAGGATGGGGTGCGTTGGAAAGAAAGACATAGACTACTCGtttatttcatttaaacttTCGTCATTCAATCCAAATGCTCATGTTCATTTCAAGGAATAGTATTGATTTAATGTGTTACATGTTGATATTAAGACTATTagttgaaatataaatttaaccCTAATTATTGGTAGTTGAAGAAATTGTAACCTGATTATgatattcatatttttgtatCATCTTGCCTTTTTGAGTATTTATACTATCTCATTTCTAATGAATGCTTTAACACCCACTTCCTAACTGTTGTTATCCACAGAAAGtgacaatcattgcaactactGTATCTGATCCTGTTATCAGAAGAAGATTGTTTGCCTTGATAAACAGCTTTACTGCTGTCTTTATCCTTGCTGGACAACTTACTTTAACGGTGTGTTACTGTTATTCAAACTGTTCTCATTATAATTGAAACTAATAGTTGTACTCAGTATAATTGAAACTAATAGTTGTACTCAGTATAATTGAAACTAATGGTTCTTTCACAACATTTCGGAGTCCTATTAGATCTATACCATGTCCAATGATAAccaatttttatgaaatgtaTTTCATGATGAAATGTTGTCTTCAGTTCTGCTATACTTGACATTGAGATGGTACTATCTTTTGTGATTAGTAAATTATTTGCTAAAGgaatttctttaataaaaactagTCTTTAAATCATTGGTTATGTCTTGGTCAGGAATTTCTTTTAAAGGTCAATCTTATTAGTtttccaaattttaattattgcattgaatccatttttgtttcattagggcataatttTCGTATTTTCCATTAGCTTATCCaattttggtgttttagtggTGCAACATAAATAGTAGTTCATATATCTTGCCGTATATTCTTGAAtttgaccaaaaaaataaaaaattcaacattTCATTTTGGGCTTATCCTTGGCCTTGATTTGAtacattttgatttttcttcttcgatgCACTATATTAgtcaaaatcaataaaattgaatgCCAAGTTTAATAATTTGTTGGGATTGAATTTATGTATCATTTTGTTTGTCTTCTTTGtgggtgtttttttatgttcctTTTCCCTAATGCTCTGAAATGCCTACTGTCTATACGAAGCATGAAGTGtatcttcatttttttgctAACACTCGTGATCTGTAGAAACTTTTGTCAAGTTGAAATTAGTTATTTGAGACTTCTTGTTTGGTTGGAGTGATGTTGCCATTGTTACATGTTTGCTTTAAAGGCTATTACACTGTATCagcttttgttttttaatcagtATGTACAAATTTTCTGCAATAGCATTAGAAACTTAGAATCCAATGCGTTTATCTTGATTTGTTTGACTTATGCAGAACAGACTATGacttaattatatgtatttgccCTTTATGAGGCTAACCTTGAAGGGAAAATATAGATAATGATTACTGCATTATATGTTAGCTATCATATTTTACATTTTGTGATTAGTATTTTTCCTAATTGtttggtttaatttttgttcatCAACTGATATTGTGTTTTGATGAATATTGCAGGGTCGAATACTCACTGTTGCTGGTGTTACCGTTGCTATTTGTGCATCACCTCTTGTTGCCTTCTCAAATATGGTCGCCCTTGCAATCTGGCCAACATGGATCGCTGTGGCTGTCTCTGAGACCCTTAGAAAGGTTTGATTTACTGGAAATAATCTTCCATATGATCTCTATCGCTACCTATGCTTGCATTAagctataaaattttttatataatttttcctcACTTGGTGGTCCACATAATTAGTAGCATATTGGATTTCTGAGTCCTCTTGATCTGTTAGTTTTTTTGGTTTGTCCTATGACCtccgtgtatatatatatatatagtgcaattttattacttagatatatttattgataacatataaataagataaacttcatcataattataatagaataaaaccttaaaattatttcattactGTATTGTCaataaaacacaaattattCTGTTATAACTAAAGATAATTTCCAACTAGAGATAAATctcaaatacaaacaaatacaaaatgaattataataaGCATTTGCACCATTTATTAACAACAATTTTGATGGTTTATCCATAGAGCTTGATCATTTTGGGGTGCCTTAATataaattatggtttttgttttcttttggcaatttGATTTAGAATATTGATTTGATCAACTATTTActgttaaaatattaatagtaaaggaaatgacacattttgaaattaaaaaaaaaagatttataaagaatTATTTGTGGTAATAACCGTGAtgggaaaaatattaattaataactgTCTTTCATACGCCCTGTCTATTTTTGTTGGTGTATTACTGTTCTATTCTCATGCTGAGCTTTGTCCACCACCTATTTATTATCTTCTTTCTGTATAAAAAGGCAGCTACAATTTTCTCCTTTTTCACTTTACTTTTCCCTAATTGTGGAATGATTAGTAGTATAATGGGTTATGGGTGTCGACAGTTACTTTCTTTTTCTGGTATCATTTAGGTTTTTATGAACTAgttactttaaattattatgGATACTTGGCAACAATGTTATGTGGCCAAATACAAGTCATAACAGAAgaaaggtaagacaatcgagaAGAATTTCTTACTAGAACTTGTTTGTTACTTGAGTGATAAAAATCTTCTGTGCAATTTCTTCCTGTTCGAACAAAGTTGAGTCTAATTTGCTTTGTCTGGTTTGAAGTGTCAAATCTTTTCCCCTGGTATTGCCAAAGGAAAGTCTCAGCCCATTGTATAAGATGATTTGTTGTAGGTCATGCTAATAATTGCTATTTGAAACTCATGCATTGAAGGTGACTACATATGTTGTAACAAGACCGGGAAGAGAACTATTATTCACAGTGGTCTCACAGGAGGAGAAGTACAAGGCGAAGGTAAGATGCAGAATCTATGTGAAATCTTCCCTTTTGTTTCAAAAGTAGATCAAACATATAAGAGAGTATGtcatatgaaattttaaatcgCACTATCTTATAGTTTTAAGTAAGATATGTACATATGAATAGTATTAATGTGGTTTTCCCTATCGTTATTGCAGGTGTGCATAGATGTTATTGTTCAAAGGCTAGGAGATGCAGCGGCAGCTGGGATATATAAACTGCTATCCAACAGCCTTAATAAGAGGGCATCCATTGTTTCCGTATGTGCATTACCAGTATGTACTCCAATATCTATCCTCTCTACCTTTATTTTGTGAAAAAGGTTAATTCTGTATGCCTGTACCAACCAAGGGATATATTTATTCCAATCTGCCcaagtttatttttctcttagCCAATTTAGCGAATGAAAGACTTTAATCACCCAGTTAGTGGATTTTGGTGACTTGGGACTTTGTCACTAGCAATTGCACTTGAAGATCTGAGTTATCAAATTAATTTCCTCTTGCACATTGTTTACTACATCGCACtccatttcaaaaagaaaaggtaataTTTTATGCTTAGCCCTCTTATATTTCATATAGTGTTACTGATAGTAGGCCAATATAACGCAGTCGGGATAGATAGCTCGTTATAGAAGGAAGTTGTCGGTGTCTATATCTTTCTTATCTATGGTGTTATTCATCCATATGTTTGCTTACAATAATATGTTCCTTCTGGATTACTCTGCCTATTATTGATacatcattaaaaattttaaataatgcGGTTAAAGAAATAAAGAGTACCTCTTTTGACTAATGAATAACACCAAGCATACTTGCAGATGCATCAATTATGATACAATCATGTATCTGGTTTAGTAAACATGATtcttataaataacaaaattccaATGAGTTATGTTATTTTGACGTGAGCTACATTAGTTTTCACCATGGAGGAAATATAACCGGCCATCAGTTATATGGTTTGTATTTCATCGTGTCTTGCTTCTGTTAGTTGATCTGCAAAGTAGGACAAGAAAACCAGGTCAAGAAAATTTCTGGTTCTCACCTTCTGA contains:
- the LOC120249522 gene encoding uncharacterized protein LOC120249522 isoform X2 translates to MALRSRIEAIVSAVVTVHPHEIPALVRSSSCFFFILSAYFVILPLRDDGAISLGLSNLPGLFVGSLLLTLVAAPISTLVFSLPNLSKSKALVYIHRFFSLSLVLFFVLWYASSAGNSPSSAVPKEGAHEDDARDGPYSLGWGSHGWFYILVRIGLFLWVALLNLVTISSTWARVIDVMDNESGSRLFGFVGAGATLGQLFGSLFAAGMAWLGPFLLLFSALLMELAAQSAKGIDHDASNDDKELSPMRDDNQDQHDEADDKTRSGLVEQSSKSTTQASNAPMFIMLEGLWLIISSTYLLFVSLFLWLSAVVSSFFYFQKVTIIATTVSDPVIRRRLFALINSFTAVFILAGQLTLTGRILTVAGVTVAICASPLVAFSNMVALAIWPTWIAVAVSETLRKVTTYVVTRPGRELLFTVVSQEEKYKAKVCIDVIVQRLGDAAAAGIYKLLSNSLNKRASIVSVCALPLCLLWIITAIHLGRRQANLVKLQ
- the LOC120249522 gene encoding uncharacterized protein LOC120249522 isoform X1 translates to MALRSRIEAIVSAVVTVHPHEIPALVRSSSCFFFILSAYFVILPLRDDGAISLGLSNLPGLFVGSLLLTLVAAPISTLVFSLPNLSKSKALVYIHRFFSLSLVLFFVLWYASSAGNSPSSAVPKEGAHEDDARDGPYSLGWGSHGWFYILVRIGLFLWVALLNLVTISSTWARVIDVMDNESGSRLFGFVGAGATLGQLFGSLFAAGMAWLGPFLLLFSALLMELAAQSAKGIDHDASNDDKELSPMRDDNQDQHDEADDKTRSGLVEQSSKSTTQASNAPMFIMLEGLWLIISSTYLLFVSLFLWLSAVVSSFFYFQKVTIIATTVSDPVIRRRLFALINSFTAVFILAGQLTLTGRILTVAGVTVAICASPLVAFSNMVALAIWPTWIAVAVSETLRKVTTYVVTRPGRELLFTVVSQEEKYKAKVCIDVIVQRLGDAAAAGIYKLLSNSLNKRASIVSVCALPLCLLWIITAIHLGRRQANLVKLQVY